In Bradyrhizobium guangdongense, the sequence TGGCACAATCCGTGCCGACGGTATAGCGGGCGGGGCGCGGCCGAGACGATCGGCTTGTGCAGCTCGGCCACATCGCTGTTTCGCTCCGGCTCGAAAGCGAGAGAGGCCTGCAAGGTCTCGGCGATCCCGCGAGACATGTGAGCCTCGACCGGTCGCTACGCTAGCCCCGCGCCTTGCTCCAGTCGGGGGCTACGGTGCCCGAGACGCCCTCAAAGGCACCGTCGACGAGCTCGAACACCAGCACGCGCGCGGCATCGACCGGGCCCGGCATGGTGATGCGTCCCTTGGGCACGAGTTTGAAGCCGACGCGGCTGTAATAGGGTTCGTCGCCGACCAGCAGCACGAGGCGATGGCCCTTGTCCCTGGCGTCCTTCAGGGCGCGCTCCATCAACATGCGGCCGATGCCGCGGCTGCGGAACGGCGGCTCGACGGTGAGCGGCCCGAGCAGCAGCGCCGGCGTCTCGCCGATCATGACAGGCAATTGCCTGACCGAACCGACCAGCAGCGTGCCGATGCGGGCGGTGAAGGAGACGTCGAGCAGGTGATCGACATGCTCGCGGATGCGATAGGCGCTGAGCACGAAACGGCCGGGGCCGAAGGTGCGCTCGTGCAGGCGCTCGATCGCCTGAGCGTCGCCTGGGGATTCAGGACGGATGGTGATTGAGAGATCGTTCATGTTATTTCGCGGAGTAGCATCTGCGCATCGGCAGGTCCATGGGCCTTGCGCCCCGCCCTCAGCTCCTTTTCGGCGCCGGCTGGGACAGATAGGCCAGCATCTTCATCTCCCGTCGCCCCCGCGTGACGGTGTCGAGCACGAGGCCCGATGAGACCGACAGCAACGCCATGATCGTCAAGCCCATCGACAGCACGGCGGTCGGCAGGCGCGGCACGAGGCCGGTTTCGAAAAATGTAACGACGATCGGGATCGCGAGCGTGATCGCGGCCAGCGCCAGCAGGATTCCGATCACGGTGAAGAAGCGCAGCGGCCGCTCCGAGCGGTACAGCTTCAGCATGGTCCCGAGAATGCGAAAGCCGTCGCGCCAGGTGTTGAGCTTCGAGAACGAGCCTTCAGGTCGCGCGTAGTAGGGTGTCTCGACCTCGGTGACCGGCAGCGACAGCTCGAGCGCGTAGACTGCGAGCTCGGTCTCGATCTCGAAACCATCGGACAGCACGGGGAACGATTTGACGAAACGCCGCGAGAACACGCGGTAGCCGGACAGGATGTCCTTGAAGACCTGGCCGAATGTCGAGGACAGGAAGCCGGTCAGCATGCGATTGCCCATGCGGTGGCCGAGCCGGTAGGCGGCCTGCGACTGATCGATGCGGAGCCCGACCACCATGTCGAGATGTTCGTCGAGCAACTTGTCGATCATGCGTGGAGCGCTCGGCGCATCGTAGGTGGCGTCGCCGTCGACCAGCACGTAGATATCGGCCTCGATGTCGGCGAACATGCGGCGCACGACGTGACCCTTGCCCTGCCGCCGCTCGCTGCGCACGATCGCACCGGCCTCGCGCGCGACGGACGCGGTGCGGTCGCGCGAATTGTTGTCGTAGACGTAGATCTCGGCCGCCGGCAGCGCCTTGCGGAAGTCGGCGACGACGGTCGCGACCGCCGCCTCCTCGTTGTAGCAGGGCACCAGCACGGCGATGCGTGGTTGCGCAGATGTCATCGCGGCAGCACTCCCAAATTGGTCGACTTGCGCCGGACGGGCGCCGCCTCGCGCGCCTCGAGCGGTTGCAGCAGCCGCGCGAACGACAGGGTCCACAGCGACAGCATCGTGATCGGTACGACATAATAATGCGTGAAGATCGGGTGAGTCATGAAGAAGCCGAGGTTGAAGGCGAGGTTGCCGACAGTGAGGAGGGCGGCCTGCCGCGCATGCTCCTCGCCGGCGGCCAACAGCCAGGCCGTCGCCCCGACCGCCAGCACGATCAGCACGAACTGCATGTCGCGCAGATACTGGCCGAAGACGGCGAGATCGAAGACCGGCGCGACCACGTCGGCGCTGCCATAAGTCGTTGCCAGTGCGCTGCCGGCGTTGATGGCCTGGGCGGCCAACGTCGGCGCCATGCCGACGAGCACGCCGGCACCGAAGGCGAGGCCCCGCACGAAGGTCGCGAGCGAGCGCGTCCACAGGAAGGGAAGGCCGAGGATCAGGAAATAGCCGGCAGCCAGCAGCGCGTTCGGCAATCTGAAGTTGACGGACACACCGAGCAGGAGGCCGATCAGCGCAACCAGCAGGACGCTGCGTTTGTTCCTCATCAGCCACAACGACGTGAGCAAGCCGGCAACCGCGCACAGCGCCATGGTCGGCGGCACCGAATAGCTCGCCTTGGCCGGATTGATCATGAGATAGACGGCAAGCGCGCCGAGGACGCCTGCACTGATGACCGACGGCAGCGTCCGCGCCATGACAAGGCCTGACAGCGCGAGGACGCAGAGGATCAGGCTCGCGGCGATATAGAGCGGCGCCACCTGGTGGCCTTCCGGAAACAAGGCGAGCAGAAAGCCGGTGCCCGGCGGATATTGCAGCAC encodes:
- a CDS encoding GNAT family N-acetyltransferase, with product MNDLSITIRPESPGDAQAIERLHERTFGPGRFVLSAYRIREHVDHLLDVSFTARIGTLLVGSVRQLPVMIGETPALLLGPLTVEPPFRSRGIGRMLMERALKDARDKGHRLVLLVGDEPYYSRVGFKLVPKGRITMPGPVDAARVLVFELVDGAFEGVSGTVAPDWSKARG
- a CDS encoding glycosyltransferase family 2 protein, giving the protein MTSAQPRIAVLVPCYNEEAAVATVVADFRKALPAAEIYVYDNNSRDRTASVAREAGAIVRSERRQGKGHVVRRMFADIEADIYVLVDGDATYDAPSAPRMIDKLLDEHLDMVVGLRIDQSQAAYRLGHRMGNRMLTGFLSSTFGQVFKDILSGYRVFSRRFVKSFPVLSDGFEIETELAVYALELSLPVTEVETPYYARPEGSFSKLNTWRDGFRILGTMLKLYRSERPLRFFTVIGILLALAAITLAIPIVVTFFETGLVPRLPTAVLSMGLTIMALLSVSSGLVLDTVTRGRREMKMLAYLSQPAPKRS